The Filimonas lacunae genomic sequence AATTGTGCGTTACATGCGCTTCCGCAGAGGGGAAACCAATGTAGGCCGCAGGGATGATGCTATTGGTGGCAACCCGGTAGGTAATATCATGATTGATCACGTAAGCGCCAGCTGGGGTTTAGATGAAGACATGAGTATGTACCGTCACATGTATAACGATAGCACGGGTAAAACAGAAGAGAAATTACCTACAGTAAATATTACTATACAAAACTCTATCTTCTCAGAAGCACTGGATACCTGGAACCATGCTTTCGGTAGCACACTGGGTGGCGAAAACTGTGCCTTTATCCGCAGCCTGTGGGCAGATAATGCAGGCCGTAACCCCTCTATCGGATGGAACGGTATTTTCAACTTTGCCAACAACGTAGTGTTTAACTGGGTACACCGTTCTACCGATGGTGGTGATTACACAGCTATGTATAATATCATTAACAACTACTACAAACCAGGTCCGGCTACGCCTACCAATAGCAACATTGGTCACCGTATATTAAAACCAGAAAGCGGTCGTAGCAAATTGAAGTACCGGGTATATGGCCGTGTTTATGTGCATGGTAATATTGTAGAAGGCAATGATGCTGTAACCAAAGACAACTGGAATGGTGGTGTGCAGGTAGAGGAATTGCCAAATGCAGGAGAATACACCGCGGCTATGAAATGGAACAAACCATTGCCGATGCCTGAAATGACCATTCTGCCTACATTGGAGGCCAGGGCCTATGTTTTACAGAATGCAGGCGCTACATTGCCTAAAAGAGATGCCGTTGACCTTCGTATTGTAAAACAGGTTACTACCGGTAAAATTGAGCCTACTGAAAATGTGAAACTGCCTGAAACACAATTCAAGCATCGCAGAATGCCTATCGATTCTTATAAAATAGGCATTATTACAGACGTAGCGCAGGTTGGTGGTTATCCTGAATACAAAGGCACTCCTTATAAAGACAGTGATAACGACGGTATTCCTGATAGCTGGGAAACAAAGAACGGCTTAAACCCTAACAATGCAGCAGATGCTTCGCAGCTGAGCAAAAAAGGGAATGGATATACGAACATAGAAGAGTTTTTAAACAGTGTAGTAGATGTAGCAACTGTTACACCTGCTGCTAAAGCTAAGAAGTAAAAATCCGGATGTGTTGAATAGAATAAAATATCTATATACGATTTGTTTTGTTGCGTGTTGTACATCAGCCATGATGCCCGTTGCAGGGAACGCGCAACAAAAGAAGCCGGTTAAACCCCTGCCACCAGTATCCTTAGGAGCCGGTGGCAGGCTTGTTTATACTGCCGATGAGCAGGGTAATCGTATACCTGATTTCTCGTACAGTGGCTATATGGGCGGCAGTGTATCTGTGCCCGTTGCACCCGTGAGGGTAGTGGTGCCTGTTGCCAAAGGGGATAACACCCGTCGCATACAGGCAGCATTGGATTATGTAGCTGCTTTACCAGCAGATAAACAGGGAATACGTGGCGCTGTGCTGTTACAGGCAGGTGAATACCGTATAGAAGGCGGCCTGGCTATCAAAGCTTCCGGCGTGGTATTACGTGGCAGCGGTTCCGGTGCCAATGGCACGGTGCTGCTGGGAGCCGGTTATACCCGGCAAACGTTGATTACCGTGGGAGGAGTGAATAACCGCCGTTTACAAAGCAGTCATGCCGTTACCAGTGTGTATGTGCCGGTAAATGCCATGAGCCTGCAGGTGGCCGATGCAGGTAGTTTTAAAGCAGGGGATAAGGTGGTGATACAACGCCCTTGTACCGCTGCCTGGATAGAGCAACTGGGTACTGATCATTTTGGCGGGGGCATTACCTCGCTGGGATGGAAACCCGGCCAGCGTAACCTGCAGTGGGACAGAACCGTTACCGGTGTAAAAGGAAATGAACTGCAACTGGATGCACCTATCACTACTGCATTGGATACTACTTATGGTGGTGGCACCGTTGCGGCTTATAGCTGGCAGGGGCGCATCAGCCAGTCAGGTGTAGAAAACCTGCGCCTGCGTTCGGAGTATGATGCTGCTAATAGTAAAGACGAAGACCATCGCTGGATGGCTATTGTGATAGAAAATGCTACGGATATCTGGGTAAGGCAAATGGTGTTTGAGCACTTTGCCGGATCGGCAGTGGCTATACAGGAAACAGGCAGCCATGTTACGGTAGAAGATGCGCAGTCATTACAGCCGGTTTCTGAAATAGGCGGACAACGCCGTTATACCTTCTTTACTTCCGGACAGCAGTGTTTGTTTCAGCGTTTATATGCAGAATACGGTTATCACGATTTTGCTACCGGGTATTGTGCGGCAGGCCCTAATGCCTTTGTGCAGTGCGAGTCGCATTTGCCCTTTAGTTTTAGTGGAGGCATAGACAGCTGGGCTTCGGGTGTATTGTTTGATATTGTAAATGTAGACGGTGAAGCGTTAAGCTATAAAAACCGCGGACAGGACGGGCAAGGTGCAGGATGGGCAGCTGCCAACAGTGTGTTCTGGCAATGCAGTGCTGCACGGGTAGATTGTTACCGTCCGCCAGGTGCCCAAAACTGGGCGTTTGGAACCTGGGCGCAGTTTTCGGGCGATGGTTACTGGGATAATTCTAACGAAAGCATTCATCCACGTAGCTTATACTACGCACAGCTGGCCGACAGGCTGGGCAGTGAGGTGGCAGCACGCACATGGTTGCTGCCGGTGGAAACAGAAGCTTCCAGCAGTCC encodes the following:
- a CDS encoding polysaccharide lyase, which translates into the protein MRGKSVLFAVGLLGLTSVTRAQYPSIPPDIQKWSDSLMNAATKHSDSAWQIAYPIIQEEARHGRPYIPWASRPVDLPQAEIPAFPGAEGGGKYSFGGRGGKVIVVTNLNDDGPGSLRWACEQGGARTIVFNVSGIIRINSPLIIRAPYITIEGQTAPGDGVCIAGETVWINTHDVIVRYMRFRRGETNVGRRDDAIGGNPVGNIMIDHVSASWGLDEDMSMYRHMYNDSTGKTEEKLPTVNITIQNSIFSEALDTWNHAFGSTLGGENCAFIRSLWADNAGRNPSIGWNGIFNFANNVVFNWVHRSTDGGDYTAMYNIINNYYKPGPATPTNSNIGHRILKPESGRSKLKYRVYGRVYVHGNIVEGNDAVTKDNWNGGVQVEELPNAGEYTAAMKWNKPLPMPEMTILPTLEARAYVLQNAGATLPKRDAVDLRIVKQVTTGKIEPTENVKLPETQFKHRRMPIDSYKIGIITDVAQVGGYPEYKGTPYKDSDNDGIPDSWETKNGLNPNNAADASQLSKKGNGYTNIEEFLNSVVDVATVTPAAKAKK